In Candidatus Defluviibacterium haderslevense, the following are encoded in one genomic region:
- a CDS encoding AraC family transcriptional regulator — MQEEYMNRINKVLSFIDHNLDADLSLQTIAHIAFYSPFHLHRLFKAITNETLNSYIIRKRIERTAMMLIHNKESSIAEIANKYGFKNDSTFSRTFKKIYGQSPTEFRKSNQGNFSKISKVDSNNGKKSFITEEYLCNIINLKHWINMNAKIEITEMPKMNLAYVTQIGVNGIEDAFQRILKWATPKELLTKNNTHVCRVFHDSFKVTDADKVRMSIGIITDQEITVDGEVGLTTIEQGKNIVGHFVIEPIEFEKSWDSLFIWMNENGYKKADRYPFEIYRNNMNEHPEKKCIVDLCIPIE; from the coding sequence ATGCAAGAAGAATACATGAATCGAATCAATAAAGTACTGAGCTTTATTGACCATAATTTAGATGCCGATTTGTCATTACAGACTATAGCTCATATTGCCTTTTATTCACCCTTTCACCTTCATAGACTTTTTAAAGCAATTACAAATGAGACTTTGAATTCATATATTATAAGAAAACGTATAGAACGAACTGCAATGATGCTCATTCACAATAAGGAATCCAGTATAGCTGAAATTGCAAATAAATATGGTTTCAAAAATGACTCAACATTTTCAAGAACTTTTAAAAAAATATACGGTCAAAGTCCAACAGAATTTCGAAAATCAAACCAAGGCAATTTTAGCAAGATTAGTAAAGTGGATAGCAATAATGGTAAAAAGAGTTTTATTACTGAAGAATACCTTTGCAACATTATTAATCTTAAACATTGGATCAACATGAATGCAAAAATTGAAATTACCGAAATGCCAAAAATGAATTTGGCTTATGTCACACAAATTGGAGTAAATGGTATTGAGGATGCTTTTCAGAGAATTCTTAAATGGGCCACACCTAAAGAACTACTTACTAAAAACAACACCCATGTATGTAGAGTTTTTCACGACAGCTTTAAAGTTACGGATGCAGACAAAGTAAGAATGAGCATTGGTATTATTACAGACCAAGAAATAACTGTGGATGGTGAAGTTGGACTAACTACCATTGAACAAGGAAAAAATATAGTAGGACATTTTGTAATCGAACCAATAGAATTCGAAAAATCCTGGGACAGTTTATTTATTTGGATGAACGAAAATGGTTATAAAAAAGCTGACCGATATCCATTTGAAATTTATCGCAACAATATGAATGAACATCCTGAAAAAAAGTGCATTGTGGACCTTTGTATTCCAATTGAATAA
- a CDS encoding gliding motility-associated C-terminal domain-containing protein: MNGLRWILWLGWMMSMQSLCAQVYIVNTADDTDDGSCTTGHCSFREAIHAANGDGVASRIEFNIPGMAPHQIIPNGPFPNVTDPFLTVAGETQPGPLGSIVINFAFRNFSGASFWNILSTDVFISGLTFSNFGYSTAGDEVLRVGDFGRSADRFSLYNCAFTNDNLIVNFIDLANVHIFNSSNALVRKNIFGSDYGKSTINTYFSSLMLNQNLALKPCVIDSNIFVSSRTALNARGGDLNISKNIFGALDTSKANTFTNQETGIAFDLFGKYSVTDNFFIFHIHNAITNRNLGINDNGINISGNRFFNFKTAISLFASAQINNNYAANILGGFNGRFSTISSPPFFNISVDLENNQTENLQNFYELFGNSNLIRSKHSKNRIYCNENNPVNIAPFIDAIKPPVPVIVSVNPNLIKGTARPNDSISIYENTRRNCPTADCRGGVEIGRSLADASGNWILARNFTVGASLSAYVWNNNNVPLVYSEFSNCYRCTPSAPIPVTAAICEGETFTFRSRVYSASKTSDTITIPGDGIIICDSVFHVNLTLLKPNRVTQNVNVCFDDTLRIAGIKLYAGKLIDSAALKNVNQCDSTVVFKGTLVGYRSLTQTICSNSSLTIGNTTFDKNTTTGRVRLAGQASGACDSIIDVNIIIKDYAEHFLNLTKCPGEDTLLNGKLYNAGNPSGIDTLKGASTTGCDSIIHVDLKYPNTTGTFNTTICISDSVFIVKEYFSARKPNGQIVCHNGEACASVFGCDSIINVTLNFIPNAIGSYRADICGGDTLTLPGFPGEPFFSGHTTGTLKMVNGANNGCDSIINVSVNIIPDAIGTYRADICKGDTLTFPGFPGEPFFSGHTTRTLKMVNGAANGCDSLIEVNLNVLPDAIGLFDTVLCDNQTLNFYGNLLDINKPSDTIQLKKQATFGCDSFILVRIQFNSESVGIYNPLLCPKDSVRVGNQFYSANHPSGSERLPNASATGCDSVVKVNINLIPDIVLDFRTNGLLCNRANSGQLIIDKIIGGNGTLLISIDNGTALPYQAGMVVPALSLGNHSIRVLDQMGCDAISNFTINNAAQLNLSLPQDTTIKKGISVDITAKLNFNPGSISWIPTDFLNCTNCLDPVSTPDQTITYTLILTDENDCEIQDQITITVIAEQTDVYFPNAFSPNGDQVNDLFFPVFKFPITTTIQYFQIYDRWGELIFERRNGLKGEVFEWNGMYNNHRVLPGVYVYSIQFMGDDQTPQNRTGEVTLLR, encoded by the coding sequence ATGAATGGTTTAAGATGGATTTTATGGTTGGGATGGATGATGTCGATGCAATCCTTATGCGCTCAAGTTTATATAGTGAATACCGCCGATGATACGGATGATGGTTCTTGTACTACTGGACACTGCTCTTTTCGTGAGGCTATTCATGCTGCCAATGGTGATGGTGTAGCCAGTAGGATTGAATTTAATATTCCAGGTATGGCACCGCACCAAATTATTCCCAACGGGCCCTTTCCTAATGTAACGGATCCTTTTTTGACTGTAGCCGGGGAGACCCAACCAGGCCCTTTGGGAAGTATTGTTATTAATTTTGCTTTTCGAAACTTTTCCGGAGCATCCTTTTGGAATATTTTAAGTACAGATGTTTTTATTAGTGGATTGACGTTTTCTAATTTCGGGTATAGCACAGCAGGAGATGAAGTCCTCAGAGTTGGTGATTTTGGAAGATCTGCAGATCGCTTTAGTCTTTACAATTGTGCATTTACAAATGACAATCTCATTGTAAACTTTATAGATTTGGCAAATGTCCATATTTTTAATAGCAGCAATGCATTGGTCAGAAAAAATATTTTTGGTTCCGATTATGGTAAATCTACTATAAACACTTACTTCTCTTCTTTAATGTTGAATCAAAATCTGGCACTAAAACCATGTGTAATAGATAGCAATATTTTTGTTTCTAGTCGCACGGCACTCAATGCACGAGGAGGAGACTTAAACATTTCAAAAAATATTTTTGGAGCTCTAGATACGAGTAAGGCTAATACCTTTACTAATCAAGAGACTGGCATTGCCTTTGACCTTTTTGGAAAATATTCGGTCACTGATAATTTTTTTATTTTTCATATTCACAATGCCATAACAAACAGGAATTTAGGAATAAATGATAATGGCATTAACATTTCTGGAAACCGTTTTTTTAATTTTAAGACTGCCATTTCTTTATTTGCTTCTGCTCAAATAAACAATAACTATGCAGCGAATATTCTTGGTGGATTTAATGGAAGGTTTTCAACCATTTCCAGCCCTCCTTTTTTTAATATTTCTGTTGACCTTGAAAATAATCAAACAGAGAATCTCCAAAATTTCTATGAACTATTTGGAAACTCTAACCTTATAAGATCTAAGCATAGCAAGAACAGAATTTATTGTAATGAAAATAATCCTGTTAATATAGCGCCTTTCATTGACGCCATAAAGCCTCCCGTGCCGGTCATTGTTAGTGTTAATCCCAATCTGATTAAAGGCACGGCTCGCCCTAATGATTCAATAAGTATTTATGAAAATACTCGTCGCAATTGTCCTACTGCTGATTGCAGAGGGGGTGTAGAAATTGGTCGCAGTTTGGCAGATGCAAGTGGCAACTGGATTCTTGCCCGTAATTTTACAGTCGGTGCTAGTCTATCAGCCTATGTTTGGAATAATAATAATGTTCCCTTAGTTTATTCAGAATTTTCTAATTGCTATCGTTGTACGCCAAGTGCTCCCATTCCGGTGACCGCTGCTATCTGTGAAGGAGAGACTTTTACCTTCCGATCCAGAGTATATAGTGCTTCAAAGACCAGTGATACGATCACCATACCAGGTGATGGAATAATTATTTGCGACTCCGTCTTCCATGTTAACTTAACTTTGTTAAAACCAAATCGAGTAACCCAAAATGTGAATGTTTGCTTTGATGATACCTTACGCATTGCAGGAATAAAATTGTATGCCGGAAAATTAATCGATTCTGCAGCACTTAAGAATGTTAATCAATGTGATAGTACTGTTGTATTTAAAGGGACATTGGTCGGATATCGCAGTTTAACCCAAACCATTTGCTCGAACAGCAGCCTTACCATTGGCAATACGACCTTTGATAAAAACACAACTACGGGTCGGGTGCGTTTGGCAGGTCAAGCTTCTGGAGCTTGTGATAGTATCATCGACGTAAACATAATCATCAAAGATTATGCTGAACATTTTTTAAATCTCACCAAATGCCCGGGTGAAGATACCTTACTCAATGGCAAGCTCTACAATGCAGGTAATCCTTCCGGAATTGATACCTTGAAAGGAGCTTCAACTACTGGCTGCGACAGTATCATACATGTAGACTTAAAATACCCGAATACAACAGGTACTTTTAATACAACTATCTGTATCAGTGATAGTGTGTTTATTGTCAAAGAATATTTTTCTGCGAGAAAGCCCAATGGTCAGATTGTATGCCATAATGGAGAGGCCTGTGCTTCTGTTTTTGGATGTGACAGCATTATTAATGTGACGCTTAATTTTATACCGAATGCGATAGGATCGTATCGCGCTGATATTTGTGGAGGTGATACACTCACTCTTCCCGGATTTCCAGGTGAACCATTTTTTAGCGGACATACTACCGGAACATTGAAAATGGTAAACGGTGCAAATAATGGTTGTGACAGCATTATCAATGTGTCGGTTAATATTATACCTGATGCCATAGGAACTTATCGCGCTGATATTTGCAAAGGTGATACGCTCACATTTCCTGGATTTCCAGGTGAGCCATTTTTTAGCGGCCATACCACCAGAACATTGAAAATGGTAAACGGTGCTGCTAATGGATGTGATAGTCTCATTGAGGTTAACCTGAACGTTTTACCTGATGCCATAGGATTATTCGATACCGTGTTGTGTGATAATCAAACGCTGAATTTCTATGGAAATCTGCTAGATATAAACAAACCCTCAGATACGATACAGTTAAAAAAACAGGCAACATTCGGATGCGATAGTTTCATTTTGGTACGCATACAGTTTAACAGTGAATCCGTTGGAATATATAATCCACTCCTCTGTCCTAAAGACAGTGTAAGAGTTGGAAATCAATTTTATTCTGCCAATCATCCGAGCGGCTCTGAAAGATTGCCTAATGCATCCGCAACAGGATGTGATAGCGTTGTTAAAGTCAACATAAATCTTATTCCTGACATTGTATTGGATTTCCGAACGAACGGTTTATTGTGCAACAGAGCTAATTCCGGTCAACTGATCATTGACAAAATCATTGGGGGAAATGGCACACTGCTGATATCTATTGACAATGGTACTGCTTTACCCTATCAAGCAGGGATGGTTGTTCCTGCATTGTCTCTAGGAAATCACAGTATTCGGGTTTTGGATCAAATGGGTTGTGATGCAATCAGTAATTTTACCATTAATAATGCAGCACAACTGAATCTTAGTTTACCTCAAGATACTACCATTAAAAAAGGAATCTCAGTGGATATAACAGCTAAACTCAATTTTAATCCCGGAAGTATCAGTTGGATCCCTACTGACTTTTTAAATTGTACCAATTGTCTCGATCCTGTTTCTACACCGGACCAGACCATTACCTACACATTAATCCTAACGGATGAAAATGATTGTGAAATCCAAGATCAAATTACAATAACGGTCATTGCTGAACAAACAGATGTATATTTTCCAAACGCATTTTCTCCAAATGGAGATCAGGTTAATGATTTATTTTTTCCAGTTTTCAAATTTCCCATTACAACCACGATTCAGTATTTCCAAATATATGACCGATGGGGCGAGTTGATTTTTGAGCGAAGAAACGGACTCAAGGGTGAAGTTTTTGAATGGAATGGGATGTATAACAATCATCGCGTTTTGCCGGGTGTATATGTTTACAGTATTCAATTTATGGGAGATGACCAAACCCCTCAAAATCGAACGGGTGAAGTAACCTTATTACGTTAA